One Bacillales bacterium genomic region harbors:
- a CDS encoding YegS/Rv2252/BmrU family lipid kinase yields VRPTQVRIEFDGRLFEGEIMLFLVANTNSVSGFEKAAPDALLNDGLFELMILKKTNLAGVVAAVQKAIRGDHINDPNVIYTKASHIKVYPETKMQLNLDGEFGGLFPCELANLYQHLRLLVPEETAKKYRK; encoded by the coding sequence GTGCGCCCAACGCAAGTGCGGATCGAGTTTGACGGCCGTCTGTTCGAAGGCGAGATCATGCTGTTTCTAGTTGCCAATACGAATTCGGTGAGCGGTTTTGAAAAGGCCGCTCCTGATGCGCTGTTGAACGACGGCTTGTTCGAGCTGATGATTTTAAAGAAAACGAATCTTGCCGGCGTCGTTGCCGCGGTGCAAAAGGCGATTCGCGGCGATCATATTAACGACCCGAACGTGATTTATACAAAGGCGAGTCATATAAAAGTGTACCCGGAAACGAAAATGCAATTGAATCTCGACGGGGAATTCGGCGGGCTTTTCCCGTGTGAGCTGGCCAACTTGTATCAGCATCTGAGACTGCTCGTTCCTGAAGAAACCGCGAAAAAATATCGGAAGTGA